The Candidatus Parvarchaeota archaeon genomic interval TACCGCCTGAGATATTTTGGAACTTAGAAAGTAACGAATGGCAGGCCACCTGCGAAGGGTGGTTGATGCGTGACGCAAAGGAAACGGAACGAGCGAGAACGATTGCCCACTTTATCAGTGCATTAGGAGGCAAGCCGGTGCCAAGGCATGA includes:
- a CDS encoding phage tail assembly chaperone is translated as MMRLGLGVIGLPPEIFWNLESNEWQATCEGWLMRDAKETERARTIAHFISALGGKPVPRHDIFPVWYDNLPKDVDIQDFKERQRELIEQAARMNMMQAK